The nucleotide sequence GTTTCAATCCTCATTTTATAAGGATACATTCTGAAATAGCCCATGAAATATAGCTTTTTTCCTGTTTAAAGCTTCCTATTATCTGGAATTCAGGGGTTAGTTGTGAAGGTCTAAAAGTCGTAAGGGTATTTATCAAGGCCTGCACAAACTCAGGTACAGAACTTCTTCATCTCACAATAACTGCACTGTTTTCCTTTAGAAACATTGGGCATCTTTTCACTGTTTATTAGCTCTTTTATCTTCTGTATATCCTGTTTTAGTACAGTTTTTGCTTCATCAGGTATATCGATATGTATTTGTTTGTGTTTCGATGGAAAGTATACGAATCCTCTTTTTACTATTGTCTTGAATCGGGTTTCCAAAAGGAGGGCATAAGCCGTTAACTGCTTTTTCCAGTTTATTCTTACGCTCTCAGCATCCGAATATTTAACATCGACCGGGACTACTTCTCCACTTTTCAGTATAATCGTGGTATCCACCATGCCATATAGACCTAAATTGATATCCTCCACAGCAAGGCTATGGATAACCTGAGCCACATCCTCCTCCGAAAAACCATAGACAGTTTTTCTCTCTTTCACGCGGCGATGCTCTTTGTCATGTTCTTCTTTACCCATATCCATCTTTGGCTTTGCCTTGATCTTAATGCCAAGTGTTTTCATAAAATACACCTTGCGAGGGCA is from Methanosarcinales archaeon and encodes:
- the cas4 gene encoding CRISPR-associated protein Cas4, translated to MVDDLLAVSDITQYFYCPRKVYFMKTLGIKIKAKPKMDMGKEEHDKEHRRVKERKTVYGFSEEDVAQVIHSLAVEDINLGLYGMVDTTIILKSGEVVPVDVKYSDAESVRINWKKQLTAYALLLETRFKTIVKRGFVYFPSKHKQIHIDIPDEAKTVLKQDIQKIKELINSEKMPNVSKGKQCSYCEMKKFCT